From Carassius auratus strain Wakin chromosome 9, ASM336829v1, whole genome shotgun sequence:
TTGTAAGAGACCCGAGGCAGGGAGCAGAGAGCCCGCTCAGAGCAGCAGCGGTAGCCTCATATTGACCCACTCCAGCGCAGCACACACATTCAACTCAACGGGGCCTCCGGGTCCTGTAATCCACACAAACTCGATCCTGTGGAGCCAGTCCGCGAGGACACTTTACTATCCACTCGACGGGACCACTAGGGCGGTGGAAGGGATCTCGCAGAGGAATAAAAACGCATTTCCCACTCTGGAGGTCGGCTCATCGGGATCAGTCACTTCTCAAGCTGTGTCTCCGTTCAAAGTGCTGTTACATTGAAGGAGCCGCAGAAGCAGCAGCAGTGCTGAGTGTTACATTGTAACATGGGCCGACATCTCTCCGCAGCGCCACCAGCGGCCGGGGGTGGAGTCACAGCCTGGGGAGGCGGGACAGaccaagacagacagacagacggatagccagaaagacagatggatagacagacagacatatagacacacagatggatagacagacagaaagatggatagacagacagacagacggatagacaaaaagacaaacagaaagatatatagacagacagacagataggttTTCAGTACTGCTATTAGAATCAACGTGGTTTGATATCTGATATGAGCGGGCCACAACTGATTATTCGGATACAACCTACCAACTGTTGAAGCAATGAAGACATTTACGCTGCTAAGAGGATTTTTCATCCGGGTAGTTTATGTGGACAATGGTGACATCTTGTGGTAGATTTGTGCTGATGCTCCAAATAACTTGTTTTTCACTAAAAAGTTTTGATTACTTAGTGTAATCCTTATAATGTACTATATGTTAGatacttaatttatttgtatttactgtatgttgTTGACTATCTTAAAATGCTATGTCACGTTAGTCCCTGTACggtgaaataaaacaattctaaatatattagtagctataaaacaacagaaaaacctGTATGGGTAAAGGTtaacacttttttgttttaatgtcattGTGATGGCAtaaatacagtgaggaaaataagTATGACACATCAGCATTTTTAATCAGTAAGGGGATTTCTAAATGGTCTATTGACACAAAATATCCACCAGATGTAGCATTCAAGCCAAATATTGAATTCCTACAAAGAAATCAGAACATTCAAGTACATAAGTGGCAtcataaataaagtgaaatgacacaggaaataagtattgaacacacTTTAATACTTTGTAGAAAAGCCTTTGTTGGGGATTACAGCTTCTAGACGCCTCTTGTATGGAGAGACCAGTCGTCTGCATTGCTCAGGAGTGATTCTGGCtcatacttccacacaaatggtCTTGAAATCTTGAAGGTTCCTTGGGCCTCTTTTATGAACTTTCTTGAATGTTCgctccatagattttctatgagatttaggtcaggtgattgattGGGCCATTCCAGAaacttgattttctttctttgaaaCCATTTCATGGTTTCCTTGGCCTTGTGTATGGGATCATTGTCTTGCTCAAAGGTCCACCAGGTTTCATTTTCAGCTTTCTGGTAGATGGCAGCAGATTTTATCCAGAATGTCCTGGTACATTTCTCCATTCATCCCGCCTTCGATAATATGAAGTCTGTCAGTACCCCTTGCTGAAAAGCAGCCCCGAACCATGATGCTTCCACCCCCCAAACTTAACTGTTGGTATGGTGTTCTTCAGGTGGTGGGCAGTGCCATTTCTTCTCAAAACATGGTGTGTAGAATGACTGCCAAAACGTAAAATTTTGCTTTCATCTGACCATACTATGGTCTCCCAATAATCCACAGGCTTCTCCAAATGTTCTTTCACAAACTTTAACCAAGCctcaacatgcttttttttattcagcaatggaGTCATGCATGCTGAGCGTACATGGATGCCATGGCGGTTCAGTGTAGTGCTTATAGTTTTCTTTGAAACAACAGCTGCTGACGCAAGGTCTTCCTGAAGTTCTGTCCGAGTGGTTCTCGGCTCTTGGAGAACTCTCCTGATTATTATTTGAACTCCTCGGACAGAGATCTTACCTGGAGCACCTGATCGTGGCTGGTTTATGGTGAATTGATGCTCTTTCCATTTCCAGATAATGGCCTCCACAGTGCTCACAGGAATATTCAGTATTCCGGAAATGCACCTATAACCATCAATATGCTTTTCAACGATAAGATTACGGAAATCTTGAGAGTTCTGTGCTTTTACCCTTCATCAAGTCTTTCCTGTGTGCCTCCTGGGTAATGAGAAGCCTTTATAAGTCATCAATTAGTACTGATAGGGGGCAGGGTTTCTCTCTCAATACTGACAGATTTCAGGTGATCTTTTTTGCACCTTATCTTCATGTTTTCAATATCCCGTGTCATTTCACTTAATTTATTATGACTCAACTTGTATACTTAAATGTTCTGATTTCTCTGTATGAATTCAATACTTGGCTTGATGGTTACATCTGGTGGAAATGTTGTGTCAATATCCCACTTAGAATCCCCTTAATGATAAAAATGCTGATGTGTCAAATAcctattttccccactgtaaatATGTATGGCTGACACATATAATATATAGCTTAATGTctcataattaataaaatgtaacctAATCAGCAGCACGACACTTTGACAGATGTAGACTAGAAAATTATGAACTTAagttaaactgtttatttgaaaGAAAGAGAGGACAAGTTATCTAGTGGTGTGTTGTACCATTTCAAAAGCACTGTCCATTATACAAATGCAGTACTACAATATGATCTTCACATGGTACAAACTAAGCACATATATGCTTTTAAATATGAGAGTTCATactttgtcatttttcaaaagatttaaaATCTTGTCCCGTCTAGATGTGTAAGGGGCGTGTCTGAGCTGCAGCAGATGTCCAGGAAACAAGTTTCCACTGGTGGCATACATCTCTTCCCCTTTTGTGCCCATTAAAGAGCGCAAGGTCTTGTTCCGTGTCAAGATTTTGTCATAGAACTCCAGGCCACCCTTTGCATAATCGCTTGACAGACATGCTGCACGGTTGTCCGAGCTGTAGTCCAACCACTGGCTCAGAGCATCAGAAGCCAGGATATAAGACAGAACCCCTAAACCCACAGCAAACACATTAACACCAGCCCTGAAGAAGATGGACCCAGCCTGGAGCCCAAAGATCTGCTTGAAGGCTACGCTATATATACAAGCCCCTGCCAGACATGCTGGAGCCACTGCAGCGTGCAACATGGGACCCCCAGCCCCCAGACGAGCCACTTCTCGGGCTATAGCAAACTTCTGTGCCTCCTCAGAGAACACCAGGGAGTTTTTGAGAGCAGCGCCTGAATCACTGTCCCACTGCAGCTCTTTGCCATTGATGAGAATAGTCCGGTTGGTGATTCCTGATGGATCATCGGTGGTGCTGTTGAAGTTGGCTGGGATGCTGATCTGCACTCCAGAGGGAAGCCATGGAACACCTGCCCCTACTGGGTGAAAGCCAAAGGCGGCAAAAGCACTGAAGTTTTTAGGGAAGCTGACAGCGGAGTCTTTGAGAACCTCTTGAAAGACATTCTCAAGCTTTTCCGACAGGCTGGCTGGTTCTCCTTTGTGCCAGGCCTGGTAAACTTTTCTGTATGTATAATCTGGGAAAACATGATAGAACATGTTGGCAGAAAATACCCCTCCACAGCCGACAAGGAGCAGTGGTGTCCGATACTTCTGAATAAACACAGAGAGTCTCAGAAAAGGCGAAGCCATCACTTCTCTTGCTTTCGACCTCTTGACTACTCTGTCAAAACAAATGacacaaatacattattaatcataaatatataatctTTGCATTTCACATCAAATGGTATATCTTATCAATAACCTAACGTGCatatataaatacttattttccaaAAGCCTTAGTTTTTTTATCACTTGGTTTATGTCTCTCAAGCCCTTCTTTTCCTAACTATACTGTACATTTTCGAATAAAGTCCTAAACACATTTCTTCAAAGACTTTAGgtaaaatatcaatttaaaaatatatataaacccgTAAGTTTTCTCTTACTTGCTACGTTGTGCTCATTCTTACAAGGGCAGCACGTTATGGAAGAAGCAAACTACCGCAAGAACGCTTTACGACAGTTTTGCGACAACACAGACGATTTGTGGACTCCATAGAAATAGAATAAGGATTAGAATCGAAATTAAAGATAATTCGTACAACTAAAAATGGGGATGGAGTacgtgtgtgtaaaaaaaaaaaaatcacaaatcacaTACTCTACGTTTTGTATTCCTAAACTAGTGGATATCGGCGTGTTTTATTGGCTATTGTATGTCGCTTGTGAATGAGTATATTTTTTGACTAAACAAAAAAGATCCACCGAGCGCTTCCTAGAGGAACCAAACTTTTTGACTCGAAGAAAACAGAAGCAGAAAGCCTCTATTTCCCTATGCAGTGAACTTTTCTACGAAGTACACTTCCAAAACAGGCACCCAAAGATTCATTTCATACTTATGTCAGAGCGCCGGTTGGGCACCGAAAGACCcataacaatttatatatttttctttttttctgttgttcaCATTTCATCttttaatatatgataaataCCAACCACTATACTTTCTATTTAACAGTATTAAATAGTTACAATTACACCTGTCAAATGTCGTCCTCTTAAGATAAATAGACGaaatataaacttatttttattgtcCTTTCAAATCTAATTATCTTTTTCGGATCTCACACATCATTAGTAATAAACTCAGCTGCCGCTTTAAAATTGATGACGAGGCTTCACGCAGAGGAACAGTCCATTTGCGCTTTTGGGGGAGATTCTTCCGTTTACGTGACAATGTACGGGTTTTGAAAAAGACAGTGTTTTAGGAGAAGCCCTGGGAATATATGCACCGTTGTTTGCTTCAGATGTGCAATGCTGCTagttaaataaatagaaaatgaatTCAGTATAAAAATTGGGAAAAGAAACGCATCCACCCCGTCGAAACCATTCTATTTATAGCATCAGCAGTTGCGATGTGAAGATTGTTACACTGTAATTTCATAAGGGCGGAggaaaatgtcttaatttttcatttaagcTGAAGGGCAGGGTCTGTTTTGCTAAGAGCCTGTTTGATAATTCAGAAATACAGGGATGTCGAGGAGGAGTCGGGATTTTTGCACACTTGGTAAATCAACCAACCCATGACTGGTGAGTTTCCTGACCAGAGTTTGGTGATGGTTTTTGATGATCATTTATCAGTAACGTTAGGTACTCACTCATGTGTGTCATCCAAGACATAAC
This genomic window contains:
- the LOC113108672 gene encoding transmembrane protein 177-like, whose translation is MASPFLRLSVFIQKYRTPLLLVGCGGVFSANMFYHVFPDYTYRKVYQAWHKGEPASLSEKLENVFQEVLKDSAVSFPKNFSAFAAFGFHPVGAGVPWLPSGVQISIPANFNSTTDDPSGITNRTILINGKELQWDSDSGAALKNSLVFSEEAQKFAIAREVARLGAGGPMLHAAVAPACLAGACIYSVAFKQIFGLQAGSIFFRAGVNVFAVGLGVLSYILASDALSQWLDYSSDNRAACLSSDYAKGGLEFYDKILTRNKTLRSLMGTKGEEMYATSGNLFPGHLLQLRHAPYTSRRDKILNLLKNDKV